The following is a genomic window from Candidatus Obscuribacterales bacterium.
TCAGCTATTTACATGCCTTCCCGTTTGATCTGCTCAAAATTGACAAATCTTTTATTCAGCGGTTAAGTCATACCTCTAGCCAATCTGTGAATCTGGTGCCGGCCATTATGGCGATCGCCCAAACCTTGAGGATTCAGGTGATTGCAGAAGGGATTGAATCCTTGCCCCAGCTTAGGGATCTCCAGCGGCTGAACTGTGCTCGTGGTCAAGGCTTCCTCTTTGCAAAACCTATGCCACCGGAGTCAGTGCAACCGCTGCTTGGTGTCTCATTGTTCAACCAACCCTTGAGCTTGGACTATTCATCCACAGAAGTCCGGTCATCGCGACCCACGTGAAGTTACAGCCATCGTTCCCCGAGTTTTGTTCCCTGATCTCTGGTTCCCTTTGACTTCGCTCAGGGAACCAGAGCTAGATGCTAGATACGACTTCGCTCAGATCAGCATCGTCCCTGGGATGGTGTTGCTCTTGGGCTGCTTGCGCCGCCTACGAGA
Proteins encoded in this region:
- a CDS encoding EAL domain-containing protein gives rise to the protein SYLHAFPFDLLKIDKSFIQRLSHTSSQSVNLVPAIMAIAQTLRIQVIAEGIESLPQLRDLQRLNCARGQGFLFAKPMPPESVQPLLGVSLFNQPLSLDYSSTEVRSSRPT